A single Armatimonadota bacterium DNA region contains:
- a CDS encoding methyltransferase domain-containing protein, with the protein MSQEVTYEEIAKDIASYVGELGGDVQRDIVAPAMLDAIGPANGKQILDLFCGAGYLSRRLASLGADVTAVDSSERLIGIAGEINDREDDEIRYAVAEPTDLSVIEDSTFDDVVCNMGLMMTHDLAGTVAELARLVKLGGRFIFSVLHPCFNMPDACWINDPDGRQLYEAVDNYYTETWWPSELAASLRSGQKKVKHRTLSRYVNALGARGFTVRRIIEPRPTPETLAIKPHLEVYNRVPAAIIVEAVFPYL; encoded by the coding sequence ATGAGCCAAGAAGTCACATACGAAGAAATTGCCAAAGATATCGCCTCATATGTAGGAGAACTGGGCGGTGATGTTCAACGCGATATCGTCGCGCCCGCGATGCTTGACGCCATCGGGCCGGCCAACGGCAAACAGATATTGGACCTGTTTTGCGGTGCGGGTTACCTTTCAAGGAGACTGGCATCGCTTGGAGCGGATGTGACCGCTGTTGACAGCTCCGAAAGACTCATCGGAATAGCAGGTGAGATCAACGACCGCGAAGATGATGAGATAAGATACGCGGTAGCGGAACCGACTGATCTGTCCGTTATCGAAGACAGCACATTTGACGATGTGGTCTGCAATATGGGCCTGATGATGACTCACGACCTTGCCGGAACAGTGGCGGAGCTTGCCAGACTGGTCAAGCTGGGAGGCAGGTTCATATTTTCAGTGCTGCACCCGTGCTTCAATATGCCCGACGCGTGCTGGATCAATGACCCGGACGGCAGGCAGCTTTATGAAGCCGTAGATAATTATTATACCGAGACCTGGTGGCCGTCCGAACTGGCAGCTAGCCTCAGGAGCGGCCAGAAAAAAGTTAAGCATCGCACCCTTTCACGCTATGTAAACGCTCTGGGAGCGCGCGGATTTACTGTGCGCAGAATAATTGAACCCAGACCCACTCCGGAAACTCTGGCAATAAAACCCCATCTTGAAGTCTACAACCGTGTACCTGCCGCAATAATTGTTGAAGCGGTATTCCCCTATCTCTGA
- a CDS encoding MTH1187 family thiamine-binding protein gives MVVAEFSITPLGEDELKPFIDAAVREVEKSGLKYEVDAMATTVEGDLEDILNVIKNAHTAVKAMGVERALLEIRIDDSSEGVTIEEEVADYRAAV, from the coding sequence ATGGTAGTCGCCGAGTTCAGCATTACACCATTGGGCGAGGATGAATTGAAGCCGTTTATAGATGCGGCAGTGCGAGAAGTGGAGAAGTCGGGTCTTAAGTATGAAGTCGACGCAATGGCCACGACAGTCGAAGGGGATTTGGAGGATATACTGAACGTTATCAAGAATGCCCATACAGCAGTCAAGGCCATGGGCGTGGAACGAGCACTGCTGGAGATCCGTATAGATGACAGCTCGGAAGGCGTCACAATAGAAGAAGAAGTAGCCGATTACAGGGCGGCGGTTTAG